In a single window of the Osmia bicornis bicornis chromosome 7, iOsmBic2.1, whole genome shotgun sequence genome:
- the LOC114881716 gene encoding serum response factor homolog A-like, producing MGESENNYQQMFRDFQLLLQQQQEQHQRQLQLLQQQQEQQLQQLREELLPQQQERQQPREGPLPQK from the exons atGGGCGAATCGGAGAACaatt atCAACAAATGTTTCGAGATTTTCAGCTGCtactgcagcagcagcaagaGCAGCATCAGCGGCAGCTGCAGCTGCTGCAGCAACAACAGGAGCAACAGTTGCAGcaactgagggaggagctGCTCCCTCAGCAACAAGAACGGCAGCAACCGAGGGAGGGGCCCCTCCCTCAGAAGTAA